From Bacillus clarus, the proteins below share one genomic window:
- a CDS encoding aspartyl-phosphate phosphatase Spo0E family protein, which yields MDIKILNDTIEKRKEELIQLVLKYGFSHQKVINVSQELDRLIYQLMRKSMI from the coding sequence GTGGATATAAAGATATTAAATGATACGATAGAAAAACGGAAAGAAGAGTTGATTCAGCTTGTTTTAAAATATGGGTTTAGTCACCAAAAAGTAATTAACGTTAGCCAAGAGCTAGATCGTTTGATTTATCAGCTAATGAGAAAATCTATGATTTAG
- a CDS encoding CamS family sex pheromone protein: protein MREIFIPILLVIFSLTLSACGTTEKKEVVVKEKNQESKIIPKYNISGDYYRTIIPLNKQVLGGEVNQKTNSKIDVTRFEEGLFNIALKKYDKASHFLQRSEYIPQKEIQELLKKQEVPYVSNVIEHDYFTKKDSNGLQLEGVIIGLAMTSDHSNEEAVVTATEFSNNLLQLIYNNKKFKNVPITFALFKQEALTSTKSGTFISRTTVPKDQKNLGEWTTINEKSFMYPSPDFQSTHTDDYKKLDDFTHSIKKFNLKDYYSINAFAIYKDNQLDKLTINTSIQYNGKSELISFTQMATQFILDIFPEYPNIRMIIKSDNQTEVVIIKEKNQAEPFVSFL, encoded by the coding sequence ATGAGAGAAATATTCATACCAATATTGTTAGTTATTTTCAGTTTAACATTAAGTGCTTGTGGTACAACTGAAAAAAAAGAAGTAGTAGTAAAAGAAAAAAATCAAGAAAGTAAAATTATCCCTAAATATAATATTTCTGGTGATTATTATAGAACTATCATTCCTTTGAATAAACAAGTTTTAGGTGGGGAAGTTAATCAAAAAACAAATTCTAAAATAGATGTAACTAGATTTGAAGAAGGGCTATTTAATATTGCCTTAAAAAAATATGATAAAGCAAGCCATTTTTTACAAAGAAGTGAGTATATTCCCCAAAAAGAAATTCAAGAGTTACTTAAGAAACAAGAAGTCCCATATGTTTCTAACGTTATAGAGCACGACTATTTTACGAAAAAAGATTCAAATGGATTACAACTGGAAGGCGTTATAATAGGCTTAGCTATGACTTCTGATCATTCAAATGAAGAAGCCGTTGTTACGGCTACTGAGTTTTCTAATAACCTTCTTCAACTTATTTATAATAATAAAAAGTTCAAAAACGTTCCAATTACATTCGCTCTGTTTAAACAAGAAGCACTCACTTCGACGAAATCAGGGACTTTTATCTCACGTACTACTGTTCCCAAGGATCAGAAAAATTTAGGCGAATGGACTACTATTAATGAAAAATCCTTTATGTATCCTTCACCAGACTTCCAAAGCACCCATACAGATGATTATAAAAAATTAGATGATTTTACTCATAGCATCAAAAAATTTAACCTTAAAGATTATTACTCTATTAATGCGTTTGCCATTTATAAAGATAATCAATTAGACAAATTAACTATAAATACCTCTATTCAATATAATGGTAAATCTGAACTAATTTCATTTACACAAATGGCTACACAATTTATACTTGACATTTTCCCTGAATATCCGAATATTCGGATGATTATAAAATCAGATAATCAAACTGAAGTTGTAATTATTAAAGAAAAAAATCAAGCTGAACCTTTTGTATCTTTTCTTTGA